tAGAAACCAGGGGCATTCTCTGCCTGCCATAGTAGATCATGACTAATGAATCGGACATGAACCTCCCACTTGGTACCTCTGAACTGTATGTAATCCGTCTAAAATAGGAGTGTTCCAGAGATGGGGTTGATTGTCTTCATTTCATCGTCGTCTCTCAGAATCTCCCTAGACGTTCTAACACGCCTGTCTATCAATCATGCAAATGCCGTGCTACTGCTATGCTTTCTGCCTCATCTCACATCTCCAGCACTTCTATGTTCGATTTTCCCATGCAAGTGGACAAAAAACAAGGGGGAGGGCAAACGGACAGAGCACAAGGCCCGCTCCCTTCCacctttcccctcccctcactTCCCTCTACCACGTCTAGGCAGATGCAGCTTATGCCGATGAGATAAATGCCTAAATGTAAAGCAGGGCCCCGCTCCCTTTTTCCTAGCCTAGACGCCACCCTGCCGATACTTTATCCCGCgatgcaaaaaaaaaaagaacccCCCCCGTCAAGTCTGCCTCATCTGTACACCCCTCCCCGCGCGTCCCCGCCCCCATCTCTCGCCTTGCGCTGTCCCGCTCACATGCCACCGGGCCCATGCGTGATCcagtcctcgacgacgtccttgCCCCGGAACACGACGCCAAGCATGATAGTGAACTCATCCACCTCACGCGGGTCCGCGAGAGCGAGCAGGCCCGAAAAGTCCATTCGGCTGACCCACCACGCCGTGTCACCCTCGCGCGACCGGCTCCAGCGCTCCGCTGTCGTGGCGGCCCACAGCCGTGCCTGCGCCGTGAACCCCATGTCCGAGAGCCCCATGATATGGTGGTGGAGGTGAGGATGCGGATGCCCcccactgccgccgccggatccCGAGCCCCCGAGCTTGCCGTACGCGCCGCCCTGCTTCGCCGTGGCGTATACCGCGCGGACAAGGTGTGCCATGATGAGCACGCGGCGTATTGACTCGGCCATCAGCCACCGGCGCCACGCCGCCTTCAGCTCCTCCTTCGCCAGAcggcttcctcctcctcctcctcctcctcctccgggAGTGTTGGAGCGCGAATTATCCGGCGAGAGGTcgtgttgctgctgctgctgctgatgctgtgGGTAAGATGacgtggccgacgaggattgttgcggcggcggaaCGTGCGCTATCACTTCCGGGATGACGGAGGGGGGCACGGCCTCTTCGGCGAAAACGGCTGCTCCGACGCGGGATTGCAGGGCCGACGTCCACGCCGCTAGCACGGGCTCGACCGAATCGGCGAGCACGCGCTGGCGGATGTCGCCGTCGAACCACCGCATGATCTGGTACATGACCAGCGCCTGTAGGGCGGCGACCTGCTGCGGGAGGGTCCAAGTTGCCTGTTCGGGTACGTAGAGTAGGGCcgtggccttggcctcgacgacgccgaggacgagggccgaGTTTTCGTCGTTCTTGGCCGCGTACGCGGCACACGCGCAGAAGCAGTCCTGTAGGACGGGGGGCAgaccgtcggcgccgtttGTGGTGGGTAGGTAAAGGGCCGGGTGGATGAAGGGGGCGACGCCGTTCTGGCCCACCCAACGCCGCGGGAAGCACCTGAACTGCTCGTTGCAGTAAAAGACGGCGTCTCTTGAGATGCAGTCGCTGGCGGGCGGGGACATGACGGAAGgggagggcgtcggcgcggcAGCGTTTCCATAGAACAGGGACCACGGGGTCTCCGTCTCCGGCACGACGGGGACGGGCATGATATTGTGGAGGGAGCCGGTTGGGGTGCCGGCGGAACCGCTGAGGACGTCTGTGAAGAAGTTGAAGTCAGCGGCTgcaacggcggcctcgagggacGGATAGTTGCAGTCCTCCAACCCCTTTTGGGTGCACCGGCCACAGCGCGGGAGGCGTTGGTCGCATCGGCGCTTCGCCTGCTGACACGCAGTGCAGGCGCGGCGCCGGGTCGATATGAGGGGTGACGACGAGTTCGACGGGGCCGACATGGTGGTCGAGTCCGCAACCCGTTGGGTGGTTGATGGTGTGACGGAAGCTCCGATGAAGGTTTCAGGCTTCTTGGCTGGTGGCCCCGGGTGACGCCGAGAAGGGACAGTGTATGCTTGGCTGTGTAAGAATGCGGTGTGGTTGTGAGTGCGTATTGCGTATGTGGATgcgtgtgtgtatgtgtgtctGACCGTGTTGTCGGGACGGTTAAGCTTCGTCTTCCACCCGAAGAAGCAAGCAAGCCACGTTCACGACGGCGGAGCAGAGTAGCTCTGGCACGACTCCCAAGATGTcgacctccccctccccccttcttgcTTGGCGCGACTCGGCTACCGACAATCCTAACGGCCAACCAACGATTTTGCCTGTGCCCTGGGAGACTTCCTAGTACCGTACGGACGGAGCAGTCGCTGCCGGTCCGGggtagcggcggcggcggcagcggcggcggcgggacaAGTTGCGGCTCTCCGCTTGTGGGGTGGAACTCCGCTGCGGGCAACGGCTTTCCGCGTAGCTGGGTTTTTcaagggggcggcgggacgCAGTAGCGATCACCCGTCTGGTCGTTTCGGGTCGGGCGGTTCTCCGCAGTTGGTTGCTGGACATGATGAGGGAGATCCGGAGTCTCTTTTCTCAATGTGTCCTGGGCTGCCGCCGGCCCTCCTCCTTATATGGGGGGTCGGTGCAGGATGCGGGATGCGGCCCAGGTTCCTCCTACGCCTTCTCGTCCATACGAGCCATACACGATGGGGACTTCGTTGACCTGGATGAATCGAGAAAGAACGACTGTTGTCCGATCTGGTCCAGGGAAACAATTGTTCAGAACGCTAGCATCGAGGGCCTGGCCTTGCTGGTTAAGTCATCGAACGTCGCCCGTGAGTAAGCGTGCGTAAGGAAGTGACCTGAAGATAGGCCGTctcccatccccatccccatcccactccccccccccgcccgccCACCCCGATTTGACAAGGacggagagagaagaaaataACAGATCGATAATGCCGGCCCGGCACTGTCGTTGTGTGTTAGGTGCGGGACGATTTGCCCTCAAGCTCGGCCAAGGTATTAgttcccacccccccccgggCAGAGGGGCGCGCTGCTGGGTAATCCGTCTGGTGGTGTGTCAGCTAGCCACCCGGGGAGGGGACTAGAAAGAAAGATCTGGGGCGACGGAGACATGCAGATGAATTTGAGTTATGCTGCATCGTTCGTCGCCTCCGCCGGTATTGCGCGCTCCAAAGCGTCCTCCATGGTCTGGAGACAAGACAGTGCCCAATACCGTGCGTTGACTGTATTCCTAAAGTGGTATTTAATCGGTTAGACGGTTGTTCTGTGAGTCGAATACGCACCGTCGTTGTTTTGCTTGGCTcaaataaaataaaaactGCGTGAACGCGCATGTACTGTCTGCATACCttatgtaggtaggtacacaTAGAATAGCTGGGCCTACGCTTACTGCAGCAGGAGCAGATGCTGTCATGGTCCATCACCGCTTTTCTCCGCGACACTAATACCGAAACGGCGCCCCCCACACCCAGTCTCTAGCAGAGCAGACCACCGCCCCCCGGTCCGCAGACACGAGGCGTGGCATTTTCTTAATCTTGAgtcctccccctcctccccgggATTTCCCATCAAGCTATTGCGTCACATAATCAGCCTGTCACCATATCCCAGGCATGCCGTAAGCATCCCGGGACTGTCTTGCAACCTCGATACTCACTCAGCTTTATGAAAGCATGTTCTTGGAGTTGGGCGAGGGAACGAAATGCTTACCCCGTTGCGGACAAACCACTAGAAAAACTCAACGTGCGAGGACCAAAGGAGGGTCGACCGTCTCGCCCACTGTATTACCTCCACAGCATGTGTGTCCTTGGGTCCCTTCGTCGCGGCGCCCGCCCCTCATTAGTCAATCGCCTACTGCATCAACATCCCATCCTGCAAGCTGACGTGACGTTTCTTGCCATACCTGTCAGTGAACATGCAACAGCGCGCGAGCGCCATCGGCGACAACCAAGACCAATTCCATAACCGGACACGGGGGAATGTGACGTGGTTGAGGCTATTCGAAGTGACCCAGTCTCGTTTTTTTACCGTCACCAGCCACCACCACTCAGGCTCTTCCAAATCCGCGCGCTCCCAGTCTCGTATTACATCCCGGTGCCCTAGCAACCAGCTCCGAGAAGCACTGGGTTGTAGGCAGCAGAATTAAAACCAAGAAAATTGTTCTTGCTGGGTCTCCAGTGTGCTGAGTGCGATTGCCGACTAATGCGCCTCGAGCCACCTGAATTCCAAATCCATCTACAGCAGTCTCGGCGGCCACCATATCTCGGGGCTGGGTCCATTCTCGTGCCGCCACTGGCCGGTTCGTAAAatgacggcggcggaaaTGGCACCATTGCGGACCGTCGGCCACTCCCCAATTGCAGGAACCGGGAAGAAGGGAAGACAACTCGCCTTCATGTCACCGTCAGCGACCCCCTGGTTAAGGTTGTGCCATGTGAGTGACTTCCCGAGTTGCCGTAGTGGTACTATGTTTAGAACAGAACAACACCTGCAGGTGTGGGGGCTCTGCGTTCGATCTCAATTCTGCAGGGCATCATCTACTATGTATGGTATGGTGCTCTTACTCTGCTCATGCCGACTTCACATCTCCAAGTCGACCGCGGTTTGCCGGATTTTCCCCTCAACTGTTGCTCCCAAGCCGGCAAGCCTTATGAAAGTTGTCATGTGCAACATGCGGCCCACCAGGTTCTGTATCGTTGTCGTTCTGGCTGGAGAATCGCCGATCGAAACAGCCTCACCATCGTTTGTTGCCCCTGGAGCACTCTGTGTGTTTATGCAGGACTCTTAGTCCCGAGTCCAGACAACACTCTGAACACGCAGATGACAGACCTTCGCACACGGAGTGTCGTCTTAGGCCGAGAGGGCGAGCTCCAAGTCACAACATCAAAAATTAAGCAAGTCTCCATCCTAATCAATCACGATTTTTTCTTGGTTTTCTTTAGCTTGGTCCTGATAAACCCCCCCGCCTGCATCGTGGCAGAGCAAACCACTGTCGACTAGTCAGGACCTCAACGTCATGGGTATGTATTCAAGCGCCGTTGACAAAGGTCTCAGTCCAACGTTTTACCGAATACTCTTGAGAAGTCATCCCCGACCGCGCGCAAACTCCTTTCGATTCTATAAAGTCGCATACGTGGCTAGCAGTCGCTGCGATGCCTTGATGAAAGTAGACGCTCATCCGGCCGAAAAATGCGCAAATTGTGCTGATTTGAGATGTCCGTCTCGGAGTCTTCTTTCGGGCACGTCGGCTCTTGGACTTTGTGCGGCGCTGTCGCACAAAGTCTAACACTCCGAGACTCCCACATTcaagcaaaaaaaaaacaaaacaaaaaacccCCCAATTCTTAGCCGTCCAGGAGGTCACAGATCCATCCCCAGACCGCGGCGACCGCCTCCTTAAGTTTTCCGTGATGCCGTCCCGGGCCATCGCCCTTAAAACCTGCGACCCACATCCCGAAGGGCAACGGGCAGTCGGAACACCGTGAGTACCATTTCGGACCGAGTTGATCCAGCAAGCCTCGGGCCAGACCGTATAGTTCGGACACAAGACAGACATGCAGCGCACTGCAAGGCtgttgcttcttcttctactgCGGGTCTAGGCCCTTTTTCTTCGCATCGCGTAATGCTATGTGTTATTGGGTCGAGAATTTGTGTCTCAATCTGAGTACATCTCCGGCTTGGAGGGTCTCAGTGAGGCAGTGCCGCTCACCCACTTTAATATTGGTTGATGACACATGTATGCCATGCATGTTATCTAATTAAATGATGCACTTTGGGCCCAAACCAGTCTCCGTATCTTCCAGGATACAGTACGCGTAATACTAAGTTGACCCTTACCTACAAAGCCGCCGAGATCGCGGTGGAAACGGTCGTCAGCCTACAAGCGTCGCCATTTCGAGGTTAATCTGGGGGCCGTTGAGCGCATCCGCCACCCCAAAAAAGTAAGTTGCAGCGGGGGGGTATTAGCATCGGCTCGTTGATCTTTGCTTTGAACGACGCAAGCGGAAAGAAGCTCGGCGATCTTGAGAGGAAGCAATGCATCCTTGACCTTTTAGAATGAACATGGTAGCAGCACCCTCGCCGATGAGAGCATGA
This sequence is a window from Colletotrichum higginsianum IMI 349063 chromosome 8, whole genome shotgun sequence. Protein-coding genes within it:
- a CDS encoding C6 finger domain-containing protein, producing the protein MSAPSNSSSPLISTRRRACTACQQAKRRCDQRLPRCGRCTQKGLEDCNYPSLEAAVAAADFNFFTDVLSGSAGTPTGSLHNIMPVPVVPETETPWSLFYGNAAAPTPSPSVMSPPASDCISRDAVFYCNEQFRCFPRRWVGQNGVAPFIHPALYLPTTNGADGLPPVLQDCFCACAAYAAKNDENSALVLGVVEAKATALLYVPEQATWTLPQQVAALQALVMYQIMRWFDGDIRQRVLADSVEPVLAAWTSALQSRVGAAVFAEEAVPPSVIPEVIAHVPPPQQSSSATSSYPQHQQQQQQHDLSPDNSRSNTPGGGGGGGGGSRLAKEELKAAWRRWLMAESIRRVLIMAHLVRAVYATAKQGGAYGKLGGSGSGGGSGGHPHPHLHHHIMGLSDMGFTAQARLWAATTAERWSRSREGDTAWWVSRMDFSGLLALADPREVDEFTIMLGVVFRGKDVVEDWITHGPGGM